A stretch of the Clostridiales bacterium genome encodes the following:
- a CDS encoding ABC transporter ATP-binding protein has product MSRIELTHVTKRWGGFYAVDDLDLVIEDNAFVTLLGPSGCGKTTTLRMIAGLETPTTGRITIDDVVVFDSEAGINVPANKRRVGFLFQNYALWPNMTVYQNIAFGLSNIKEPGLSVTDDGEIIRNPDAGGAARKLTKDEIKKIVARVSAIVKIQPFMDRYPGELSGGQQQRVAIARTLAPGPRVLFMDEPLSNLDAKLRLEMRSELQRLHLSTGSTFVYVTHDQMEAMTLATKICLISNGVLQQYDDPLTVYNKPNNTFVADFVGNPAINFMNARGQQEGDGSFRLNLLEGYEAVFEPSASVKTDEWYAAADADIAAFEAKERPAEKTNKDVPFKYPVSVVNDAELSTAEPDRNDWVVGVRPEFVTVCDNGPIEGEVFSAMPTGMETTLRIKVGNFLLTSVVFGGITYRLGEKIRLDFTGNGATLFSRVNGRLISTGSLKVK; this is encoded by the coding sequence ATGTCTAGAATCGAATTAACGCATGTTACAAAGCGCTGGGGTGGATTCTATGCGGTTGATGATCTGGATCTGGTTATTGAAGACAACGCGTTTGTAACCCTGCTTGGACCTTCCGGATGCGGAAAAACCACAACACTTCGGATGATCGCAGGTCTTGAAACCCCGACAACCGGCCGGATTACCATTGACGATGTGGTCGTATTTGACAGTGAAGCCGGAATCAATGTGCCTGCCAACAAGCGCCGCGTCGGATTCCTTTTCCAGAACTATGCACTTTGGCCGAATATGACTGTTTACCAGAATATCGCTTTCGGTCTGAGCAACATCAAGGAACCCGGTCTTTCTGTTACAGATGACGGAGAGATTATCCGAAATCCGGATGCAGGAGGCGCTGCCAGAAAGCTGACCAAGGATGAAATCAAAAAGATCGTCGCCCGCGTCAGCGCAATCGTTAAGATCCAGCCATTCATGGACCGTTATCCCGGAGAGCTTTCCGGAGGCCAGCAGCAGCGTGTCGCAATTGCCAGAACACTGGCTCCCGGACCCAGAGTACTCTTTATGGATGAGCCGCTTTCCAACCTGGACGCAAAACTCAGGCTGGAAATGAGATCCGAACTGCAGCGCCTGCATCTTTCCACCGGAAGCACATTTGTCTATGTAACCCATGACCAGATGGAAGCCATGACGCTTGCCACCAAAATCTGCCTGATTTCCAACGGTGTCCTGCAGCAGTATGATGATCCGCTGACTGTATATAACAAGCCCAACAACACATTCGTCGCGGACTTCGTCGGAAATCCCGCAATCAACTTTATGAACGCACGCGGACAGCAGGAAGGGGACGGAAGTTTCCGCCTGAATCTCCTGGAAGGATATGAAGCTGTATTTGAACCTTCCGCATCTGTCAAAACAGATGAATGGTACGCTGCTGCCGATGCAGATATCGCCGCATTTGAAGCCAAGGAACGCCCTGCTGAAAAAACAAATAAGGATGTTCCTTTCAAATATCCGGTATCTGTTGTCAATGACGCAGAACTGAGTACTGCCGAACCGGACCGCAATGACTGGGTCGTCGGCGTCCGTCCTGAATTTGTGACGGTATGTGACAACGGTCCCATTGAAGGGGAGGTTTTCTCCGCCATGCCGACCGGAATGGAAACAACCCTCCGGATCAAGGTCGGCAACTTCCTGCTGACCAGCGTTGTTTTCGGCGGCATCACTTACCGGCTCGGTGAAAAAATCCGCCTTGATTTTACCGGAAACGGCGCAACCCTGTTCTCGCGTGTCAACGGAAGACTGATTTCCACCGGGAGCCTGAAAGTAAAATAA
- the cdaA gene encoding diadenylate cyclase CdaA, translating into MGDIMGTIRNMIWNLTHRLGFNDIIDILIVAVILYELLLLTRHTRGSALLRGLFLLLMIAFLSNLLGMVSLNWLLRSILQNGPIVLVILFQPEFRKALEKMGRSKLITKNNEHRHDDDAYGILISEIIQTVSDLSKRRVGALLVFERQTGLEDVIETGTRLNASISAPLLENIFEPNTPLHDGAVIIRDEIIMAAACILPLAEASGVSRELGTRHRAAVGISENTDAIVLVVSEQTGIISMARDGVLTRPMTMDGLRQLLLEIYSDKSSWISSVLKALRSGLGVSRK; encoded by the coding sequence ATGGGAGATATCATGGGTACAATCCGTAACATGATATGGAATCTGACACACCGGCTCGGATTCAATGACATTATCGATATTCTGATCGTTGCAGTCATCCTGTACGAACTGCTTCTGCTGACAAGACATACAAGAGGAAGCGCCCTCCTTCGAGGGCTGTTTCTTCTGCTTATGATTGCTTTCCTGAGCAATCTCCTCGGCATGGTCAGCCTGAACTGGCTTCTCCGTTCCATCCTGCAGAACGGTCCGATTGTGCTTGTTATCCTGTTCCAGCCGGAATTCCGGAAAGCACTGGAAAAGATGGGCCGCAGCAAACTGATTACCAAAAACAACGAACACCGTCATGATGATGATGCCTATGGAATCCTGATATCCGAAATCATCCAGACGGTTTCCGACCTCAGCAAACGCCGGGTCGGCGCACTGCTTGTATTTGAACGGCAGACCGGTCTGGAAGATGTGATTGAAACCGGGACCCGGCTGAACGCATCCATCTCCGCGCCTCTTCTGGAAAATATATTTGAACCGAATACTCCGCTGCATGACGGCGCTGTTATTATCCGTGATGAGATCATTATGGCCGCTGCCTGTATCCTGCCCCTTGCAGAAGCCAGCGGCGTCAGCCGCGAGCTTGGAACCCGCCACCGCGCGGCCGTCGGAATCAGCGAAAATACGGATGCGATTGTCCTTGTGGTTTCTGAACAGACCGGAATTATCAGCATGGCCCGGGACGGTGTACTGACCCGCCCGATGACCATGGACGGCCTGCGGCAGCTTCTGCTGGAGATCTATTCGGATAAATCCTCCTGGATATCTTCTGTTCTGAAAGCATTACGTTCAGGATTGGGGGTGTCCCGGAAATGA
- a CDS encoding ParA family protein translates to MIQVLDHKRFIILTGNYGSGKTELALNLAFSYAKAGLRTTLVDLDIVNPYFRSGEKYQEMENAGVRMLMPTFALTTVDIPALPAEIQSVFELPSDKVIFDVGGDDTGAAALGRYHHAFEQRRDQTVMALVVNCMRPLTGNQEDIMDLARRIRDRSRMQIDMIINNTNLANDTTPQMIETGEAVTASCAALMDIRCIVSAGMPGIIDQAECHHPKMAVRRYMVPEWMDNI, encoded by the coding sequence ATGATTCAGGTACTCGATCATAAGCGTTTTATTATCCTGACAGGCAACTATGGCAGCGGCAAAACCGAGCTGGCCCTGAATCTGGCTTTTTCCTATGCAAAAGCCGGTCTCCGCACAACGCTCGTTGACCTGGATATCGTCAATCCTTATTTCAGGAGCGGAGAAAAATACCAGGAAATGGAGAATGCCGGTGTCCGAATGCTGATGCCGACGTTTGCACTGACAACTGTGGATATTCCCGCACTTCCGGCTGAAATCCAGAGTGTCTTTGAGCTTCCTTCAGACAAAGTAATCTTCGATGTCGGCGGAGATGATACCGGTGCTGCAGCCCTCGGCAGATACCACCATGCATTTGAACAGCGCCGGGATCAGACAGTTATGGCGCTTGTTGTCAACTGTATGCGTCCCCTTACCGGTAATCAGGAAGATATCATGGACCTGGCACGCCGGATCCGTGACCGCAGCCGGATGCAGATTGATATGATCATCAATAATACCAATCTGGCCAATGATACAACCCCGCAAATGATTGAAACGGGTGAGGCAGTAACCGCTTCCTGTGCAGCCCTGATGGACATCCGCTGCATTGTATCTGCCGGGATGCCCGGTATCATCGATCAGGCAGAATGCCATCATCCTAAAATGGCTGTTCGGCGCTATATGGTCCCTGAATGGATGGATAACATATGA
- the rpsT gene encoding 30S ribosomal protein S20 → MPNIQSAKKRVKVSEKKNLRNRIVKSGLRTSVRKFDAAVAADPSNAGAQLSATSAVIDKAASKGVIHKNAANRKKARLAKQLNKAAEA, encoded by the coding sequence TTGCCGAATATCCAGTCCGCAAAAAAGCGCGTTAAGGTCAGTGAGAAGAAGAATCTGCGGAATCGCATTGTCAAGAGTGGCCTGCGTACTTCTGTCCGTAAGTTCGATGCCGCTGTTGCCGCCGATCCGTCCAATGCCGGTGCGCAGCTGTCCGCGACTTCCGCTGTAATCGATAAAGCCGCTTCCAAGGGCGTTATCCACAAGAACGCCGCCAATCGGAAAAAGGCCCGTCTGGCAAAGCAGTTGAACAAGGCTGCCGAAGCTTAA
- a CDS encoding SH3 domain-containing protein has protein sequence MKTRMKKSRCMAALLVLAVTLSVCAVSSAANDTGTVFGGWLILRNAPSYSGKIVSSYPSGTVVQITGRSGSWYSVIAPDGMTGYMLGNYLKIQGSGISSGSDAWVTSKNGLNVRLRTGPGTNYSILSSYAPGTKVVIISYGKDWSMIRVGNYTGYMMTRYLTGKNNSGDNNGQGSAVPSIGEYDVYVTSRNGKGVNLRMGPSKINRAIATYDVGTAARMIQYGASWSYIRIGQTYGYMMTEFLTTSRPSESKPAPSVPAAYVTSANGKSVNLRTGPGKQYQVITSFAVGTPLTVIANVADWCYISIGNYNGYMMRQFIVQENPGIYNSATPTDIWNRN, from the coding sequence ATGAAAACCAGAATGAAAAAATCCAGGTGCATGGCAGCATTGCTGGTTCTTGCTGTTACCCTGTCTGTTTGCGCCGTTTCATCTGCAGCAAATGATACCGGTACCGTTTTCGGAGGGTGGCTGATTCTCCGAAATGCTCCATCCTACAGCGGAAAGATTGTTTCCAGCTATCCGTCCGGCACTGTTGTACAGATTACAGGCCGTTCCGGATCGTGGTACTCGGTTATCGCTCCCGACGGAATGACCGGATACATGCTTGGCAATTACCTGAAAATCCAGGGATCCGGAATCTCCAGCGGATCAGATGCATGGGTGACAAGCAAGAACGGCTTGAATGTACGCCTGAGGACCGGCCCCGGAACTAACTATTCTATCCTGTCCTCTTATGCCCCGGGTACAAAAGTCGTTATTATCTCCTATGGAAAAGACTGGAGTATGATCCGTGTAGGGAATTATACCGGGTATATGATGACACGATACCTTACCGGCAAAAACAACAGCGGGGACAACAACGGGCAGGGAAGCGCTGTTCCTTCCATCGGAGAATATGATGTATATGTAACCAGCCGCAACGGCAAGGGTGTCAACCTTCGTATGGGGCCTTCCAAAATCAACAGGGCAATCGCCACTTATGATGTTGGAACAGCTGCCCGTATGATTCAGTATGGTGCTTCCTGGAGCTATATCCGAATCGGCCAGACTTACGGATATATGATGACTGAATTCCTCACAACCTCCAGACCGTCCGAAAGTAAGCCCGCGCCTTCGGTACCGGCTGCCTATGTCACAAGTGCCAACGGAAAATCCGTCAATCTTCGTACAGGTCCCGGAAAACAGTACCAGGTAATTACTTCTTTTGCCGTCGGCACACCGCTGACCGTTATTGCCAATGTGGCCGACTGGTGCTATATCAGCATCGGAAATTACAACGGATATATGATGCGGCAGTTTATCGTCCAAGAGAATCCCGGTATATATAATTCCGCAACCCCTACGGACATCTGGAACAGAAATTGA